Sequence from the Nocardioides exalbidus genome:
GACCTGCTCCTCACCCGCAACCGCGCCGAGACCCTGATGACCGTCTCGGTGGCGCTCAGCAACGGCGCGGGCTTCGACGAGCCGGTCGAGTTCGCCGAGCGCCGGGGTCGCGCCAACGAGGACGACCTGTTCGCGATCGGCGACTTCGACGGCGACGGCACGGACGACCTCGCCGCCCGCGTGGTCAACGGGGGCGACGCCGTGGGCGTGCGCTTCAAGGTCCTGCTCAGCACCGGCGACCGGTTCCGCAAGACGCCCGACGTCCGCATCGAGGACGGGCGCTACGGCGTCGCCGACTACACCGCCGCGGACGTCGACGGCGACGGCGCCGACGAGCTCGTGCACCTCGTCACCGACCGCTGGAAGGAGGACGAGTACGGCGCCACGCTGGCCGTGCAGCGCTTCGTCAACGGCAGCTTCGGGACGCCCGAGGAGGTCGTCGCGCCCACCAGCGGCGGACCGGACTTCCCGCGCCTCGACGTGATCGGGTCGGACGTCGACGGTGACGGCGACGAGGACGTCGTCCGCCTCCTCGACCACGACGACGACGGCACCGCGAAGATCGAGGTCTATCTCTCCGAGGACGGCGTGCTCCAGGAGCCCGTCGAGTGGGGCACGGTGCCGTGCTCGACGGCGACCTGCGACAGCGAGGGTGCGAGCCTGGTCGCCGCCGAGTGACGGCTCATGCCCTGACGCCCGGCCTGACCTTCGTCTTGCCGGCCCCGTTGGCGAAGGTGACGGTCAGCGTGATCCGCGCCTTCGGCACTGACCTCAGCAGCGCCCGCGCGGACCTCGGCAGCCTCACCTTCGTCGTGTAGGTGCCGAACCCCTTGGCCTTCACCGACTTCGTCGCCCTCATCGGCTTGCGGCCCGGTGCGACGACCGTCGCGACGGCCTTGATCGTGCCCGGCGTGTTGGTCGTCGCGCGGATCGTGAGGGTGCCCTTCTTCGAGGAGTACGCCGCGCGGCCCTTCTGCGTCAGGACCGGCTCGATCGTCCGAGGGCTGGCCTCGGCCGCCCAGACGACGGCGGTGGAGTCGCTGTCGCGGTTGCCGAGCCCGACGGCCCAGCCGTCCGAGACGTCGAGGTGCGAGTAGTAGCTGACGGCATCCGCCGCGTCGTCGATCACCCGGCTGGTCGTCCAGGTGCCGTCGGCGCCGCCGCTCGCGCGGGCGACGTAGAGGTCGCTGTCGCCGTTGTCGCGCCAGATCGCGGCCAGACCACCGGCGCCCGGGAGCGAGCGCAGCTGGAAGAACAGGGCCTGACCGGTGCTCAGCCGGTGCTCGGCACCCAGCGCCCCGGTGGCCGGGTCCAGCCCGCGCACCCACAGCGCGGTCGTGCCGGAGGCGGCGTACGCCGGCGTGTGCGACGTGGCGAGGGCCGCTCCCGTGGTGTCGCCCGCGACGCCGAGGAGGCTGCCGAGGCTGCCCGCCCCGAACACCTGGGTGTCGAGCATGGTGTCGTACGTCGCCCCGCGGTGCGCGTAGATGCCGGCGGTCGTGAAGAAGCCGAGGACCGGCGTCCGCGCCGGACCGGCCGTGACCAGGCCCGTCGCGCCCCGGCTGCCGAGCTTGTCGGTCAGCCGGATCGCGCCGGACGGGGTCACCTGCATCGAGTAGTCCGCCGGCACGTGCGCGATGAGCGCGTCGGTCTCGCCGACGGTCGTCCAGAACCCTCCGTCACCGTCGGGCGCGGCGTCGCCGACGCCGAAGGAGTTCCACACCTTGGTCGGACCGGACCACGTCACGCCCTGGTCGGACGACCACCACAGGTAGGTGCCGAGCGTGCCGGGCAGGTCGCCCGACGCGTTCGCCGAGGCGGTCAGCAGGACCCGCCCGGTCGCCGGGTCCTCGACCAGCGACGGGACGCCGAAGGTGTCGAGGCCGCCCTGCGCGAGCGCGACCGGAGCCCACTTCCCGGTGCCGACCTGCCGCTGCAGCTCGAGGGTCCGGGCGACTCCGGGCCCCTGGCGGTAGTAGCCGAGCAGCGACGTGCCGGCCGCCGTGGTGAGGGCCGCCGGGCCGCCGAACGACTGCCCGGCGCCCGCCACCGCGACCACCGTGGTGGGGTCGGCGGGCAGTGCCTTGGCGGCGTACGACGCGGGGCTCGCGGCGGGTGCCGCGCCGGCGCCCGTGCCGGTGCCGGCGATCAGGGCGAGGGCGACCGCGGACGTGAGGACGACCGCGCGGGGGCGGTTCGGAGAAGGTGCGCGCAACGGGAGCTCCTGGTGAGTGGTGGACCCCTCACGCTAGGAATCCGCCCGCCCGCCGGGGAGAGGGTTAACCCGCAAATCCCGCCCCGGCACGCGTCGATCCGTCCGGATCGACCCGCTTCAGCGGTTCGGTCGCGGGTGGAGCCCTACTGGTGGACGACCACCGTCTGCTCGCGACCCGGACCGACGCCGACGCCCCAGATCCTCGCGCCCGAGATCTCCTCGAGGGCCCGGACGTAGGCCCGGGCGTTGTCGGGGAGGTCGTCGAAGGAGCGGCAGCCGGAGATGTCGGACTTCCAGCCGTCGAAGTACTCGTAGATCGGCTTTGCGTGGTGGAAGTCGGTCTGCGTCATCGGCATCTCCTCGACCCGCTCGCCGTCGATCTCGTAGGCCACGCAGACCGGGATCCGGTCCCACGCGCCGAGGATGTCGAGCTTGGTCAGGAAGAACTCGGTGAGGCCGTTGACCCGGCTGGCGTAGCGCGCGACGACGGCGTCGTACCAGCCGCAGCGACGGGTGCGGCCGGTCGAGACGCCGATCTCGCCGCCGAGCTGCTGGAGCTGGACGCCGTCGTCGTCGAAGAGCTCGGTCGGGAAGGGGCCGGAGCCGACGCGGGTCGTGTAGGCCTTGATCACGCCGATCACCCGGTCGACGCGGGTGGGGCCGATGCCGGCGCCGACGCAGACGCCGCCGGCGACCGGGTTGGAGGAGGTGACGAACGGATAGGTGCCGTGGTCGACGTCGAGCATCGTGGCCTGCGCGCCCTCGAAGAGCACGGTCTGGCCGGCGTCGAGCGCCTGGTTGAGCAGCAGCGAGGTGTCGCAGACCATGGGCCGCAGCCGGTCGGCGTAGGACGTGAGCTCTTCGACCACCGCCTCGACCTCGATCGCGCGACGGTTGTAGACCTTGGTCAGCAGGTGGTTGCGCACGTCGAGGGCCGCCTCGACCTTCTGCGCGAGGATCTTCTCGTCGAACAGGTCGGCGATGCGGATGCCGACGCGGTTGATCTTGTCGGCGTAGGCCGGGCCGATGCCGCGCCCGGTGGTGCCGATCTGGTTCTTGCCGAGGAAGCGCTCGGTGACCTTGTCGATCGTGGCGTGGTAGCTCGCGATGACGTGCGCGTTGCTGCTCACCTTGAGGTCGGCGACCTCGACCCCCCGCTCGATGAGCCCGTCGAGCTCGCGGAAGAGCGCCTCGGGCGAGACGACCACGCCGTTGGCGATGACCGAGGTGGCGCCGGGCGTGAGGATGCCGCTCGGCAGCAGGTGGGTGGCGTACTTCTCGCCGTCGATGACGATCGTGTGGCCGGCGTTGTGGCCGCCACTCGTGCGGACGACGAAGTCGATGGGGTCGGTGGTGGCGAGCAGGTCGGTGGCCTTGCCCTTGCCCTCGTCGCCCCACTGGGCTCCGAGCACGACGATCGCGGGCATCTCAGCCCTCCTCTGTCTTTCGGCAGATCATTCGGCAGTTGTCTCGGTCGAGATGCAAACAGCCCCGGCACAAGGCGCCGGGGCTCTTGCGACGCCACGCTACCGCACCGCGGGCGGGTTGCCCGTGCGCTGCCCACGGTGCCCCCTGCGGGTGGACCCGGCGGTCGGAGGGGTGGGCTACTGTCCCGGGCGTGCAGTCCCTCCTCGTGATCACCAACTCCGACGCCGGGACCTCCGACGAGGAGAACCTCGCCCTGGCCCTCGGCGTGCTCCGCCAGGAGGCGTCGGTCGAGGTCGCCAGGACGTCCAACCCCGGCGAGCTCGACGGTGTCCTGCACCGCGCCGGCGGCCGTACGGTCGTGGTGGCCGGTGGCGACGGCAGCATGCACGCGGTCATCACGGCGCTGCACAAGCGCCACGAGCTCGCCGACACGACGCTGGGGCTGCTCCCGATGGGCACCGGCAACGACTTCGCCCGCGGCAACGACATCCCGCTCGAGATCGAGGACGCCGCGCGGCTGGTGCTCTCCGGCGAGGCGCGACCCGTCGACCTGATCATCGACGAGACCGGCAACATCGTGGTCAACAACGTCCACGTCGGCGTCGGCGCCCAGGCCAGCCGGCGCGGTGCCCGCTGGAAGTCCCGGCTCGGGTCCGTCGGTGTCGGCAAGGTCAACCTCGGCAAGCTCGGCTACCCGATCGGCGCCGCGCTGTCGGCGTTCCACCCGCCGGAGTGGCGGCTGCGCGTCGAGCTCGACGGCAAGGTCGTCAACGACGTCGACACCCCGGTGCTGATGGTGGCGATCGGCAACGGCGGCAACGTGGGCGGCGGCACCGAGCTCAACCCGGACGCCGACACCGAGGACGGGCTCCTCGACGTGATGGTCAGCCGCGCCGTGGAGCCGCTGGCGAAGCTCGGCTACGTGCTGCGCCTGCGCAAGGGCGAGCACGACCAGCGCGACGACGTCCTGTCGCTGCGCGGCACCAGCGTCAAGGTCAGCGGCGACGAGTTCTGGCTGTCGGCCGACGGCGAGATCTCCGGCCCCGAGCGCAGCCGGAGCTGGCGCCTCGAGCGGGCGGCGTACTCCATGATCCTGCCGGCCTGAGCCCCGGCTCGCGGCGCTGGTCGCCGCGGGCTGCGCACCCGGGGTGTCAGAGCCAGCCGCGGCGGACGGCCTCGACGCCGGCCTGGAAGCGGGTGTCGACGCCGAGCTCGGACATGAGGGCGGCCACGCGACGGCGGACGGTGCGCAGGCTGACGTCGAGGTTGCGGGCGATCTGCTCGTCCTTGACCCCGTCGGCGAGCTCGGCGAGCAGCATCCGGCGGTGGTCCAGCTCGGCGAGCCGACCGGCGCCTGCGTCCACACGGCTCGCGGTCTCCCACAGCTCGTCGAAGTACGCCTGCAGCATCCCGACGATGGACTGCTGGCGGATCACGGTGCGCCGGTCGGAGCCGACGCCGAGCGGCTCGGGGAGGATCGCGCGACGGGTGCCGACGACGACCAGGCGGGTGAAGACGCTCGGCACCAACCGGATCTCCTCGCCGATCTCGGCGCGCTTGCGCAGCATCTCGGGTGCCTCGGTCATCGCCCGCGCCGGATAGATCGCGCGGACCCGGAAGCCCTCGCGCACGGCGTTGCTCACCGCCACCGCCATCTCCGACTCGCTCGGGAAGCGCCACTGGTCGGGCCGCAGGAAGGACAGGTCGCCGCGCTTCTCGCGGATCCAGCCGGTGATCAGCGCCGGCACGTCGCCCTCGGCCGAGATGTCGCCGTCGATGGCCTCGGCGCTGTCGCGCGGGGGCTCGCGGACGTCGGTGAGCAGCGGGATGATCTCGGCCATCCGGGCGATCTCGCGGCTGGTGCGCTCGAGCGCCCTCGACTGCGACGAGAGGACGATCCGGGTCGCGGTGACCGGGTCGGCGACGTGGAGGACGCCGTCCTCGACCTCGAGGATCCCGAGGCGGACGAGGGGCCGGACCTGCTCGAGGAAGCGGTCCGGCCTGAGCAGCAGGCTGGCGGCGACCTGCTCGACCGTCTGGCCGGAGCCGGGCAGCACCTGGAGGTAGAGGTGCTCCACCCGGGCGTGGCCGGAAACGTCCACCCACTCGCTCACGGTGGCATCTTAGTGCCAGTGGCCACGTGGAGCCACGCACGGAATCCGCAGCACTGGCATGATGCTGCCGACCACTCGGAGGTCCGGCGCGGACGCGGGGGTGACTGCGCCGGACCACCAGTGTCGAACCACAGGGACCGCACTCGGATGCCAGTGGGGCGTCGGAGCCGCCGCGGGGGACGGCTCCGGCGCCGCTCTCTCCTGCCGCTGGGCCCACCGATAGCCTTGCGCGCATGGCTAGAGGTGGGCAGCAGGGCGACGAAGACCGGACCCCGGTCGACTGGGTGACGCGCGCGGCGGACGACGCCGTGCGCCACGCCGGCGAGGGCAACCTCGTGACCGTCGCGTCGGGCGCCTCGCCCAGCGGCCCGATCCACCTGGGCAACCTGCGCGAGTTCATCACGCCCCACTTCGTCGCCGAGGAGCTGCGCCGCCGCGGCGTGCCCGTGCGCCACCTGCACTCGTGGGACGACTTCGACCGGTTCCGCAAGGTCCCGGCCGGCGTCCCCGCGTCGTGGGCCGAGCACATCGGCCGCCCGCTGACCGCCGTCCCTGACCCGTGGGAGTGCCACGCCAGCTGGGCCGAGCACTTCAAGGCCCCGCTGCAGGAGTCGCTGCGTGCGCTCGGCGTCGAGATGGAGGAGGTGTCGCAGACGCAGATGTACCAGTCCGGCACCTACCGCGACCAGGTCCTCCTCGCCGTCTCGCGCCGCGACGACATCGAGGCGGTGCTCGCCCAGCACCGCACCAAGAAGGTCGCACCCGCCGAGGACGCCTCCGACCAGGAGGCCGCCGACCTCGCGGACTCCGTCGCCAACGAGGACGACGAGCCGGCCGGTGCCTCCGCCGACGCGATCGCCCGCTTCCCCTACCGGCCCTACTGCCGCGAGTGCGGGCGCGACACCGTCACCACGACGGCCTACGACGACGCCACCACGACGCTGTCCTACACCTGCAGCTCGTGCGGCTACACCGGCACCACCGACCTGTCGACCGACACCGACGGCAAGCTCGTGTGGAAGGTCGACTGGCCGATGCGCTGGGCCTACGAGTCGGTGAACTTCGAGCCGGCCGGGCGCGACCACATGACGCCGGGCTCGTCCTACACCGTGGGCACGGAGATCGTGAGGTCGATCTTCGACTGGAAGGCCCCCGCCCGGGTGATCTACGCGTTCGTCGGCTTCGCCGGCGTGCAGAAGATGTCGTCGTCGGCCGGGGGCGTGCCGACCGCGACCGACGCGCTGCGCGTGCTGGAGGCGCCGATGCTGCGCTGGCTCTACGTCCGCCGCGCCCCGACCCAGGCCTTCGACATCGACTTCGGTCCCGCCGTCGTCCGGCTCTACGACGAGTGGGACGCGCTCGGTCGCAAGGCGGCGGAGAAGTCCGACGTCGCCACGCTCGCCTGGGACCGGGCCTCGACCACGGCCGCCGGGAGCCTGCCCACGCCGGCGGTGCCCGTGCCCTTCCGCACGCTGTCGTCGGTCGCCGACGTGACCGCGGGCTCGGCCGACCTGATCTCGCGCATCATCGAGTCGTCGGGCTTCCCGCACGGCTCGGTCGCCGACCTCGAGCCACGGCTCTCGCTGGCGATGCAGTGGACCGCCGAGCACGTGCCGGCGGACGAGCGGACGACCGTCCGTTCCACCCCGGACACCGAGCGGCTCGCGTCGCTCTCGGAGGACGAGGAGCTCTGGCTGCGGATCTTCCTCGACCGCCTGCCCACCGAGGACCCCGACCTCGACGAGGTCACCTCGGTCGTCTACGGCGTGCCCAAGGTCGCCCGCGGCCTCGGCCTCGACGACGCACCGACCGAGCAGGTCAAGGCCGACCAGAAGGACTTCTTCCGGCTGCTCTACAACCTCCTCGTCTCCGCCGACCGCGGCCCCCGCCTCCCCACCTTGGTCCTCGCCCTCGGCCCGGCCAAGGTCCGCTCGCTCCTCGGCGCCTGACGCACCATGCAGGCAGTTCGACCGGATGCCTCCGTGCGCCCGGCGTGCCGGGAGGCGGACCGCCCTCGAACTGCCTGCACGGTGTTGAGACACTGACGCCATGACCTCGAACTTCGGCGACCTGATGGCCGGTCCCCCGCCCACGCACCTGCCCGCCGACCCTGCCGACGCCGAGCTGGCCGGCGGCGACGCGCCGGCAGCGGTCGTACGCCGTCACCCGGCGTCGCCGGCCGCGTGGGCCGCCTTGGCGCAGCAGGCGCAGGACGCGGGAGCCGACGACGTGACCGTCTACGCCTACGCGCGCGTCGGCTACCACCGCTCGCTCGACATGCTCCGCCGCAACGGGTGGAAGGGCCACGGACCCGTCCCGTGGGAGCACGAGCCCAACCGCGGATTCCTCCGCTCCCTCGCCCTGCTGGCCCTGGCCGCCCGGGCGATCGGCGAGACCGAGGAGTGGGACCGCTGCTCGACCTTCCTGCGCGACTCGAGCCCCGCCGCGGCCGACGCGTTGCTCTGACCTCGGCGCGCTAACCGCTCGGCGCGCCAGCCCGACCGCTGGTCGCGCCACCCGCGGAGGTGGGTGACGGTCGTCACCGCGGGAGTAGTGTCGCGCGGGTGAATTCCGGGAACACACCTCCAGAGCCGCGCCCGCAGCAGGGCCCGCCACCCACCGACAAGACCAAGATGGCGCTGGCCGGCGTCCTGCTCCTCGTGCCGATCCTGGCGCTCCTGTGGGTGCCGTCCTACGCCAAGGTGGACCCGGAGCTCTTCGGCTTCCCGTTCTTCTTCTGGTACCAGTTCCTCTGGGTGTTCATCTGCTCCGCCCTGACCTACACCGCCTACCGGCTCACCCTCTCGGCGCGCGGCAAGACCACGCACAAGGTCGGTGAGGACACGTGATGCCCCAGATCACCGTCATGGCCGCCGACACCGACGGCGTCAACGGCGTCGCGCTCACCGTGCTGATCGTGCTCTTCCTGCTCGTGACCGTCGCCGGCTTCATGGCCAGCCGGTTCCGCCGGGCGGAGTCGCTGGAGTCCCTCGAGGAGTGGGGCCTGGGCGGGCGATCGTTCGGCACGTGGATCACGTGGTTCCTGCTCGGCGGCGACCTCTACACGGCCTACACCTTCGTCGCCGTGCCCGCCGCGATGTTCGCGACCGGAGCCGTGGCCGGGTTCTTCGCCGTTCCCTACACGATCATCCTCTACCCGATCATCTTCATCTTCATGGCGCGGCTCTGGTCGGTCAGCCACCGCCACGGCTACGTCACGACGGCGGACTTCGTCCGGGGCAGGTACGACGACCGGGGGCTGTCGCTGGCCGTCGCGGTCACCGGCTTCGTGGCCACCATGCCCTACATCGCCCTCCAGCTCGTCGGCATCCAGGCGGTGCTCGAGGTGGCCGGCCTCGGCGGTGGCGACAACATCGTCGCCAAGGACGCCCCGCTGTTCATCGCGTTCGCCGTGCTGGCGGCCTACACCTACTCGAGCGGCCTGCGCGCACCTGCGGTCATCGCCTTCGTGAAGGACATCCTGATCTACCTCGTCATCATCGTCGCGGTGATCTACCTGCCCGGCCAGGTCGGCGGGTGGGAGGCGATCTTCGGCGCCGCCAGCGACAAGATGGACGCCAACAACGCGGCCGCCGTCGAGGCCGGCCTCGCTCCGAGCTCGTCGTTCGTCCCCGGATCGGGCGCCTTCTGGGCCTACGCGACCCTGGCGCTCGGCTCGGCGATGGCGCTGTTCATGTACCCCCACTCGATCACCGCGTCGCTGTCGTCGAACTCCCGCAACACGATCCGGCGCAACGCCTCGATCCTGCCGGCGTACTCCTTCGTGCTCGGTCTGCTGGCCCTGCTCGGCTGGGTCGCCATCGCCGCGGGCACGCAGCCGATCGGGCTCGACGGCGAGCCCAACGCGCAGCTGGTGATCCCGCAGCTGTTCGAGGACATGTTCCCGGCGTGGTTCGCCGGGGTCGCCTTCGCGGCGATCGCGATCGGCGCGCTGGTGCCGGCGGCGATCATGTCGATCGCCGCGGCCAACACGTTCAGCCGCAACATCTACAAGGAGTGGCTCAAGAAGGACGCCACCCCGAAGCAGGAGGCGAAGGTCTCCAAGCTGATGTCGCTGCTGGTGAAGGCGTTCGCGCTGATCTTCGTGCTGACGCTCGACAAGCAGAACGCGATCAACTTCCAGCTGCTCGGTGGCATCTGGATCATGCAGACCTTCCCCGCCGTGGTGTTCAGCCTCTTCACGCGCTGGTTCCACCGCTACGGCCTGCTGGCCGGCTGGGCGGTCGGCATGGTCTACGGCACGGTCGAGGCCTACCAGGTGGTCAACCCGGTCACCGGCAAGCACTTCGGCGGCTCGCTCGCGCTGATCCCGGGCATGGAGAAGATGGGCTACATCGCGGTCACCGCGTTCGTGCTCAACGTCCTGGTCGCGGTCGTGGTCACCGCCGTCTGCCGGGCCCTGAAGGTGTCCAACGGGAAGGACGAGACGATCCCGTTCGACTACTTCGCCGACGCCGACGACCCGCGCGTGCAGAAGGACCTCGGGGAGCACGGCTCCCTCGAGGAGCCCTACGGCGACGCCGACGACATCCCCGGCAACGCCCCCGCGCGCTAGCGACCGACCTCCGTCAGCGGCCTGCACGTCGGCGGGTGTCTACTGGGGTCCGTGACCCACACCGACACCGAGGCACCCGTCGAGACCAGCCCCTGGCCCGCCCTCGTGGCGCTGTGCATCGGCTTCTTCATGATCCTGGTCGACACCACGATCGTCACCGTGGCGACGCCGGCGATCATCGAGGACCTGCAGGCCGGGGTCAACGAGGTCGTCTGGGTGACCAGCGCCTACCTGCTGGCGTACGCCGTCCCGGTGCTGATCACGGGTCGGCTCGGTGACCGCTTCGGCCCGAAGAACCTCTACCTCGTCGGCCTGACCGTGTTCACCCTCGCCTCGCTGGCGTGCGGGCTCACCACCACCATCGAGGGGCTCATCGCGGCCCGCGTCGCGCAGGGGCTCGGCGCGTCGATGATGACGCCGCAGACGATGGCCGTGATCACGCGCATCTTCCCGATCGAGCGCCGCGGGTCCGCGATGGCGCTGTGGGGGGCGACGGCCGGTGTGGCGACGCTGGTCGGCCCGATCGCCGGCGGCGTGCTCGTCGACACGCTCGGCTGGGAGTGGATCTTCTTCGTCAACGTGCCCGTCGGGATCGTCGCGTTCGCGCTGGCCTGGCGCCTGGTGCCGCGGCTGGACACCAACGACCACCGCTTCGACTGGCTCGGCGTCGTCCTGAGCGGGGCGGGGATGTTCCTGCTGGTCTTCGGCATCCAGGAGGGCGAGCAGTACGACTGGTCCACGATCACCGGCCCGATCACGGTGTGGCGCCTGATCGTCGCGGGCGTGGTCGTCATGGCCCTCTTCGTCTGGTGGCAGGCACGCAACAAGCGCGAGCCCCTCTTGCCGCTGAGCCTCTTCGCCGACCGGAACTTCTCGGTGTCGAACCTCGCCATCACCACCGTCTCGTTCACGTTCACCGCGATGGGCTTCCCGCTCATGCTGTGGGCCCAGCTGGTGCGCGGCTACTCCCCCACCGAGTCCGGCCTGCTGCTCGCCCCGATGGCGATCACCTCGATCGTCTTCGCACCGATCGCGGGACGGCTCACCGACCGCCTGCACCCGCGGCTGCTGACCCTGGGCGGCTTCGTGGGGCTCGGCGTCGCGCTGCTCCTCATCGTCGCGGTCCTCGACCCGGAGACCCCGCTCTGGCAGCTGCTCGGCGCGTTCGCACTGATGGGCATCGGCAGCTCCTTCCTCTGGGGTCCGCTCGCCACCACGGCCAACCGCAACCTGCCGCCCCAGCGCGCGGGCGCCGGCTCGGGCGTCTACAACGCCACCCGCCAGGTCGGCGCCGTGCTGGGGTCCGCGGCGATCGCGGTGCTGATCGACGCGCGGCTCGCGGCCAACGGGCTGACGTTCTCGCCGTCCGAGGGCTCCGCATCGGGCGGCACGCTCCCCGCCCAGGTCGCCGGGCCGTTCACCGACGCGATGGCGCAGTCGCTGCTGCTCCTGCCGGTGGTCCTGGTGCTCGGGCTGGTCGCCGTCGTGTTCTTCGAGCGCCCGCGCCACTTCGGCGCCCGCCCCGCCGCCACGTCGGCGGAGTCCGCGGCGCCCGCAGGGTCTCCGGCGCACCGGGCCGGCGTACGTCCGGGCACGTGACCCGCGCGAGTCACTCCCCGCGGAGGCGGTCCTCGATGGTCCCCGGCGCGTTGACCAGGTCGTAGGCCAGGCCCGTGAGCGGCACCCGGGTGTGCCGTGCGCGTGCGCGCATCAGCTCGAACGCCTCGTTGACCGAGATGCCGAGGGCACGAGCCACGGCGCCCTTCGCCTGCTCGATGACGATGCGGCTGTTGAGCGCTGCCTGGAGCTGCTCGGTGACCACCTCGGCCCGCGCGATCGCCTGCTCCTGGATGATCGCGATCGTCGCCACGTCCGCCATCGCCTGCACCGCGCGTGCCTCGTCGGCCGTGAGGAGCTCGCCGTCGCCGCCGAAGACGTTGAGTGCTCCGATCACCCGCTCACGCAGACGCATCGGGAAGGCGTGCACCGACCGCACGCCCTTGCCGACGGCGAGGGGCGCGAAGTGCGGCCACGAGGTCTCGGCCTGCACGAGGTCGGTGTTCACGACGGCGGCGCCGGAGCGGAAGCAGTCCAGGCACGGACCCTCCCCGAGGTCGAGCTGGAGCAGCTCGAGCTCGCGCGCGACGTCACCGGAGGCACTCATGTAGTGCAGGTTGCCCTGCTCGTCGGCCAGGACGAGTCCCACCGCCCCACCCGACACGTCGGCCGCGTGCTGGGCCACGGTGTGCAGGAACTCGATGAGGTCGAACCCCGCCACCAGCGTGTCGGCGACCTCGACGAAGACATCGGCGAGCTTGTCGATCTCGATCATGGCTCGCACCCGTTTCTTCCTGCCACTCTAGTGCTGCTCATTGCCTGACCCGAGACCACCGAACGCCATCGCGTCACCAGTCCTCCGGCTTGCTCGTGCCGTCGAGCACCTGCTTCGCGAGGGCGACGAGTGGCAGCCCGGCCGCGAAGGCGTGGGAGCGCATGATCACCATCGCGTCGGCGAGGCTGACGCCGAGCGCGACCACGAGGGCCCCCTGGGCCTGGTAGATCTCGGCGCGGTGGTCGACGACCTCGTCCAGACCGGCGTCCGTCAGGTCGTCGGTGCCGGTGAGGAGAACGTGGGTCGCCTCGTCGGCCAGGGCGAAGGCGGTGGCGAGGTCGTCCGGCCTCAGCATGCCGACGGTGTCGGCATGGAGGTCGATGACGCCGAGCCCGACGGCACCGACCTGCAGCGGCATGCTGAAGACCGCGCGCACGCCTTTGTCCAGCGCCGCCTCGGCATACCCGGGCCAGCGTCCGGCGGCTGCGGCGAGGTCGCCGACCAGCACCGGTCGGCGCAGCTGGAACGCGTCGTGGCACGGGCCGACGCCCGCGACGAAGGGCAGGTCGCCGATGGACCGCGCCCGTGCGTCGGAGGCGGCGACGGGGCCGACTCCGACCGCGTCCGCGGGCGTCATCAGGTGGGTCACCGCCCCCGCGACGGGGAGTCGGTCCACCGCACGACGGCACACATCATTCAAGGCAGATGCCAGCGACATCCGGCACCGCCCTCTCGTTGGAGCCCTGACACTAGA
This genomic interval carries:
- a CDS encoding DUF3311 domain-containing protein, translated to MNSGNTPPEPRPQQGPPPTDKTKMALAGVLLLVPILALLWVPSYAKVDPELFGFPFFFWYQFLWVFICSALTYTAYRLTLSARGKTTHKVGEDT
- the mctP gene encoding monocarboxylate uptake permease MctP, giving the protein MPQITVMAADTDGVNGVALTVLIVLFLLVTVAGFMASRFRRAESLESLEEWGLGGRSFGTWITWFLLGGDLYTAYTFVAVPAAMFATGAVAGFFAVPYTIILYPIIFIFMARLWSVSHRHGYVTTADFVRGRYDDRGLSLAVAVTGFVATMPYIALQLVGIQAVLEVAGLGGGDNIVAKDAPLFIAFAVLAAYTYSSGLRAPAVIAFVKDILIYLVIIVAVIYLPGQVGGWEAIFGAASDKMDANNAAAVEAGLAPSSSFVPGSGAFWAYATLALGSAMALFMYPHSITASLSSNSRNTIRRNASILPAYSFVLGLLALLGWVAIAAGTQPIGLDGEPNAQLVIPQLFEDMFPAWFAGVAFAAIAIGALVPAAIMSIAAANTFSRNIYKEWLKKDATPKQEAKVSKLMSLLVKAFALIFVLTLDKQNAINFQLLGGIWIMQTFPAVVFSLFTRWFHRYGLLAGWAVGMVYGTVEAYQVVNPVTGKHFGGSLALIPGMEKMGYIAVTAFVLNVLVAVVVTAVCRALKVSNGKDETIPFDYFADADDPRVQKDLGEHGSLEEPYGDADDIPGNAPAR
- a CDS encoding DHA2 family efflux MFS transporter permease subunit, encoding MTHTDTEAPVETSPWPALVALCIGFFMILVDTTIVTVATPAIIEDLQAGVNEVVWVTSAYLLAYAVPVLITGRLGDRFGPKNLYLVGLTVFTLASLACGLTTTIEGLIAARVAQGLGASMMTPQTMAVITRIFPIERRGSAMALWGATAGVATLVGPIAGGVLVDTLGWEWIFFVNVPVGIVAFALAWRLVPRLDTNDHRFDWLGVVLSGAGMFLLVFGIQEGEQYDWSTITGPITVWRLIVAGVVVMALFVWWQARNKREPLLPLSLFADRNFSVSNLAITTVSFTFTAMGFPLMLWAQLVRGYSPTESGLLLAPMAITSIVFAPIAGRLTDRLHPRLLTLGGFVGLGVALLLIVAVLDPETPLWQLLGAFALMGIGSSFLWGPLATTANRNLPPQRAGAGSGVYNATRQVGAVLGSAAIAVLIDARLAANGLTFSPSEGSASGGTLPAQVAGPFTDAMAQSLLLLPVVLVLGLVAVVFFERPRHFGARPAATSAESAAPAGSPAHRAGVRPGT
- a CDS encoding GAF and ANTAR domain-containing protein translates to MIEIDKLADVFVEVADTLVAGFDLIEFLHTVAQHAADVSGGAVGLVLADEQGNLHYMSASGDVARELELLQLDLGEGPCLDCFRSGAAVVNTDLVQAETSWPHFAPLAVGKGVRSVHAFPMRLRERVIGALNVFGGDGELLTADEARAVQAMADVATIAIIQEQAIARAEVVTEQLQAALNSRIVIEQAKGAVARALGISVNEAFELMRARARHTRVPLTGLAYDLVNAPGTIEDRLRGE
- a CDS encoding GAF domain-containing protein, with translation MSLASALNDVCRRAVDRLPVAGAVTHLMTPADAVGVGPVAASDARARSIGDLPFVAGVGPCHDAFQLRRPVLVGDLAAAAGRWPGYAEAALDKGVRAVFSMPLQVGAVGLGVIDLHADTVGMLRPDDLATAFALADEATHVLLTGTDDLTDAGLDEVVDHRAEIYQAQGALVVALGVSLADAMVIMRSHAFAAGLPLVALAKQVLDGTSKPEDW